The Urocitellus parryii isolate mUroPar1 chromosome 6, mUroPar1.hap1, whole genome shotgun sequence genome includes a window with the following:
- the LOC113194855 gene encoding dehydrogenase/reductase SDR family member 2, mitochondrial-like: protein MTQGHEIFGQLPPMFRALSWTFRGLHCSSIPLSTRMFSERADKSRSLADKVAVITGSTKGIGFAIARHLAQNGAHVVICSRKQWNVDQAVTTLQKEGLSVTGTVCHVGKAEDRDRLVAKALEHHKGIDFLVCVAGVNPLVGSTLGASEQVWDKILGVNVKAPALLLSQLLPHMENRGGGSVVLVSSVAAYMPVSKLGVYNTSKTALLGLCKSLAMELAPKGIRVNSIVPGLIKTDFIQMEKTLPYTLSDLNKIYGLQRLGEPEDCAGIVSFLCSSDASYITGENITVAGYSPKL from the exons ATGACACAAGGCCATGAGATCTTTGGGCAG CTTCCACCCATGTTCAGGGCGTTATCATGGACCTTCAGGGGTCTTCATTGCTCCTCCATCCCTCTATCAACAAGAATGTTCAGTGAAAGAGCAGATAAGAGCCGCTCCCTGGCTGATAAAGTGGCGGTGATCACCGGATCTACTAAAGG GATTGGCTTTGCCATTGCCAGGCATCTGGCCCAGAATGGGGCCCATGTGGTCATCTGTAGCCGGAAGCAGTGGAACGTGGACCAGGCAGTGACCACTCTTCAGAAGGAGGGACTGAGCGTGACAGGCACTGTGTGCCATGTGGGGAAGGCTGAAGACCGAGATAGACTGGTGGCTAAG GCCCTAGAGCACCATAAGGGCATTGACTTCCTGGTGTGCGTGGCGGGAGTCAATCCCTTGGTGGGGAGCACTCTGGGAGCCAGTGAGCAAGTCTGGGACAAG aTCCTGGGCGTGAATGTGAAGGCCCCGGCCCTGCTGCTGAGCCAGCTGCTGCCCCACATGGAGAACAGGGG GGGAGGCTCTGTGGTTCTGGTCTCATCGGTGGCAGCTTATATGCCAGTATCA AAGCTGGGAGTCTATAACACCAGCAAGACGGCCCTGTTGGGCCTCTGTAAGTCTCTGGCCATGGAGCTGGCTCCAAAAGGCATCCGAGTGAACAGCATAGTACCAGGACTGATCAAGACTGACTTTATCCAAATG GAGAAAACATTGCCGTACACGCTATCTGATTTGAACAAAATCTATGGCTTGCAGCG GCTTGGGGAGCCAGAGGACTGTGCGGGGATTGTATCCTTCCTGTGCTCTTCAGACGCCAGCTATATCACTGGGGAGAACATCACAGTGGCTGGCTACTCTCCTAAGCTGTGA